The Mauremys reevesii isolate NIE-2019 linkage group 1, ASM1616193v1, whole genome shotgun sequence genome has a segment encoding these proteins:
- the TWF1 gene encoding twinfilin-1 isoform X2 translates to MSHQTGIQACGDVKDTFARARYGQYRILKIVIENEQLVVGSSRQPDESWEKDYDSFVLPLLEDKQPCYLLYRLDSQNAQGYEWIFIAWSPDHSHVRQKMLYAATRATLKKEFGGGHIKDEVFGTTKVQVEVGVDTKHQTLQGVAFPLAKEAIQALEKLKNKQLNYVQLQIDIKNETIVLANTLHTELKDLPNRIPKDSARYHFFLYKHSHEGDYLESIVFIYSMPGYTCSIRERMLYSSCKSPLLQIVERQLWMQIIRKIEIDNGDELTPDFLYEEVHPKHHAHKQNFAKPKGPAGKRGIRRLIRGPADAETPTD, encoded by the exons cttGCGGAGATGTTAAAGATACCTTTGCCAGAGCAAGATATGGACaatacaggattttaaaaatagttattgAAAATG AACAGCTTGTAGTGGGATCCTCTAGGCAGCCTGATGAATCATGGGAAAAGGATTATGATTCCTTTGTTCTTCCCCTTCTTGAAGACAAGCAACCATGTTATTTATTGTACAGATTAGATTCTCAGAATGCTCAAGGATATGAATGGATCTTCATTGCATGGTCACCAGATCACTCTCAT GTTCGTCAAAAAATGTTGTATGCAGCAACACGGGCAACTCTGAAGAAAGAATTTGGAGGTGGTCACATTAAAGATGAAGTATTTGGAACAACAAAG GTACAAGTGGAAGTTGGTGTAGATACCAAGCATCAGACACTGCAAGGAGTAGCATTCCCTTTGGCTAAGGAAGCTATTCAGGCtttggaaaaactgaaaaataaacagCTCAACTATGTGCAACTG CAAATTGATATAAAAAATGAAACTATTGTTTTGGCCAACACACTCCATACTGAACTTAAGGATTTGCCAAACAGGATTCCAAAGGATTCTGCACGCTATCATTTTTTCCTTTACAAGCATTCCCATGAAGGAGATTACTTGGAATCCATAG TATTTATCTACTCTATGCCTGGGTATACGTGCAGTATTCGAGAACGGATGCTATATTCTAGCTGCAAGAGCCCACTGTTACAAATTGTAGAAAGACAACTGTGGATGCAGATAATTAGAAAG ATTGAAATAGATAATGGTGATGAGTTAACTCCTGACTTCCTTTACGAAGAGGTTCATCCAAAACATCATGCACACAAACAAAATTTTGCTAAGCCAAAAGGTCCTGCGGGAAAAAGGGGAATCCGAAGACTAATTAGGGGTCCTGCAGATGCTGAAACACCTACTGATTAA
- the TWF1 gene encoding twinfilin-1 isoform X1, with amino-acid sequence MSHQTGIQACGDVKDTFARARYGQYRILKIVIENEQLVVGSSRQPDESWEKDYDSFVLPLLEDKQPCYLLYRLDSQNAQGYEWIFIAWSPDHSHVRQKMLYAATRATLKKEFGGGHIKDEVFGTTKDDVSLNGYQKYLISQSSPAPLTAAEEELRQIKINEVQVEVGVDTKHQTLQGVAFPLAKEAIQALEKLKNKQLNYVQLQIDIKNETIVLANTLHTELKDLPNRIPKDSARYHFFLYKHSHEGDYLESIVFIYSMPGYTCSIRERMLYSSCKSPLLQIVERQLWMQIIRKIEIDNGDELTPDFLYEEVHPKHHAHKQNFAKPKGPAGKRGIRRLIRGPADAETPTD; translated from the exons cttGCGGAGATGTTAAAGATACCTTTGCCAGAGCAAGATATGGACaatacaggattttaaaaatagttattgAAAATG AACAGCTTGTAGTGGGATCCTCTAGGCAGCCTGATGAATCATGGGAAAAGGATTATGATTCCTTTGTTCTTCCCCTTCTTGAAGACAAGCAACCATGTTATTTATTGTACAGATTAGATTCTCAGAATGCTCAAGGATATGAATGGATCTTCATTGCATGGTCACCAGATCACTCTCAT GTTCGTCAAAAAATGTTGTATGCAGCAACACGGGCAACTCTGAAGAAAGAATTTGGAGGTGGTCACATTAAAGATGAAGTATTTGGAACAACAAAG GATGATGTTTCGTTGAATGGATACCAAAAATACTTGATATCACAgtcctcccctgcccctctgaCTGCAGCAGAAGAGGAACTTCGGCAAATTAAGATTAATGAG GTACAAGTGGAAGTTGGTGTAGATACCAAGCATCAGACACTGCAAGGAGTAGCATTCCCTTTGGCTAAGGAAGCTATTCAGGCtttggaaaaactgaaaaataaacagCTCAACTATGTGCAACTG CAAATTGATATAAAAAATGAAACTATTGTTTTGGCCAACACACTCCATACTGAACTTAAGGATTTGCCAAACAGGATTCCAAAGGATTCTGCACGCTATCATTTTTTCCTTTACAAGCATTCCCATGAAGGAGATTACTTGGAATCCATAG TATTTATCTACTCTATGCCTGGGTATACGTGCAGTATTCGAGAACGGATGCTATATTCTAGCTGCAAGAGCCCACTGTTACAAATTGTAGAAAGACAACTGTGGATGCAGATAATTAGAAAG ATTGAAATAGATAATGGTGATGAGTTAACTCCTGACTTCCTTTACGAAGAGGTTCATCCAAAACATCATGCACACAAACAAAATTTTGCTAAGCCAAAAGGTCCTGCGGGAAAAAGGGGAATCCGAAGACTAATTAGGGGTCCTGCAGATGCTGAAACACCTACTGATTAA